The following proteins are co-located in the Bradyrhizobium sp. AZCC 2176 genome:
- a CDS encoding COX15/CtaA family protein produces the protein MTASSALQAPHLGTVRWWLIAVAALIAVMVLVGGATRLTESGLSIVEWKPVTGTLPPLNEAQWAQAFEGYKAIPQYRELNAGMSLAEFKTIFWWEWSHRLLGRAIGAVYLLPFLYFLWRGALAAELKRRLWLIFALGALQGAVGWWMVASGLSQRTEVSQYRLATHLMLALIIFASIVWTLRRMTTRPQPVVPVRLKVSGVALLALTFVQLYFGALVAGLRAGKLYNTWPEIDGALIPSAARLWFEEPWWRNLFDNTLTVQFEHRMTAYALLALALLHAIDTVRSRAGAAVIAGAWWLVAAIILQAALGILTLLHQVPIDLALAHQATAIVVLTLAVLQTERLVGRRVAHDRPKLVLPLGQPG, from the coding sequence ATGACCGCTAGTTCCGCACTGCAGGCCCCGCATCTCGGCACCGTCAGATGGTGGCTGATCGCGGTCGCCGCGTTGATCGCGGTCATGGTGTTGGTCGGCGGCGCCACGCGGCTGACGGAATCCGGATTGTCGATCGTGGAGTGGAAGCCGGTTACCGGCACACTGCCGCCGCTCAACGAGGCGCAGTGGGCGCAGGCGTTCGAGGGCTACAAGGCCATCCCGCAATACCGCGAACTCAACGCCGGCATGAGTCTTGCGGAGTTCAAGACCATCTTCTGGTGGGAATGGAGCCACCGCCTGCTCGGGCGCGCGATCGGCGCGGTCTATCTTTTGCCGTTCCTGTACTTCCTGTGGCGCGGTGCGTTGGCCGCTGAGCTGAAACGCCGGCTGTGGCTGATCTTCGCCCTCGGCGCGCTGCAGGGCGCGGTCGGCTGGTGGATGGTCGCGTCGGGCCTGTCACAACGGACCGAGGTCTCCCAGTATCGGCTGGCGACGCATCTGATGCTGGCCCTGATCATTTTTGCGTCGATTGTCTGGACGCTGCGGCGGATGACCACGCGTCCGCAGCCCGTTGTTCCGGTGCGGCTGAAGGTCTCCGGGGTGGCCTTGCTCGCCCTGACGTTCGTCCAGCTTTATTTCGGCGCGCTGGTCGCGGGCCTGCGGGCGGGCAAGTTGTACAATACCTGGCCCGAGATCGACGGTGCCTTGATTCCGTCGGCGGCGCGGCTGTGGTTCGAGGAGCCGTGGTGGCGCAATTTGTTCGACAACACGCTCACCGTGCAGTTCGAGCACCGCATGACCGCCTATGCGCTGCTCGCACTGGCGCTCCTGCATGCGATCGACACGGTGCGGTCGCGCGCCGGGGCGGCCGTGATCGCCGGCGCGTGGTGGCTGGTAGCGGCGATTATTCTGCAGGCAGCGCTCGGCATCCTCACGCTGCTGCATCAGGTGCCGATCGATCTCGCACTGGCGCATCAGGCCACCGCCATCGTCGTGCTGACACTGGCCGTCTTGCAGACCGAGCGGCTGGTTGGACGGCGCGTCGCGCACGACCGGCCCAAACTGGTTCTGCCGCTCGGCCAACCCGGCTGA
- a CDS encoding FTR1 family iron permease yields the protein MSSAFIQAAVILLREGLEAMLVIAALAGYLTKAGAAHRIQALYGGALAAVAASIIAAWLFAVLNSGEHSDILEGIIILVAAALMLYVSGWLMVKQDPRGWQDYLAHKADSALSQDTVWAVGALAFLAVFREGAETVLFINALATTEGGWSAGLFAGLAAATAGLAVLFYFINLIARKLPLRPLFIITSAFLFVMAIKFIGEAVQEFQEQAIITVTEVKGSAFLSAIGLNPSMEALSIQGLVVLFALATYSVVQRNNRLMRQDRAAMRAAE from the coding sequence ATGTCCTCAGCATTCATCCAGGCCGCCGTCATTCTGCTCCGCGAGGGGCTCGAAGCCATGCTGGTGATCGCAGCGCTGGCAGGCTATCTGACCAAGGCAGGCGCAGCTCATCGCATTCAGGCGCTATATGGCGGCGCGCTCGCAGCCGTCGCCGCCAGCATCATTGCGGCCTGGCTGTTTGCGGTGCTCAATTCCGGCGAGCACAGCGATATCCTCGAAGGCATCATCATCCTCGTCGCCGCCGCCCTGATGCTCTATGTCAGCGGCTGGCTGATGGTGAAGCAGGATCCGCGCGGCTGGCAGGATTATCTCGCGCACAAGGCCGATTCCGCGCTGTCGCAGGACACGGTGTGGGCGGTCGGTGCGCTGGCCTTCCTCGCAGTGTTCCGGGAGGGCGCCGAAACCGTTCTGTTCATCAATGCGCTGGCCACCACCGAAGGCGGCTGGAGCGCCGGCCTGTTCGCCGGCCTTGCCGCCGCGACGGCGGGCCTTGCCGTGTTGTTCTATTTCATCAACCTGATTGCGCGAAAACTTCCGCTGCGGCCGCTGTTCATCATCACCTCGGCGTTCCTGTTCGTGATGGCGATCAAATTCATCGGCGAGGCCGTGCAGGAATTCCAGGAACAGGCGATCATCACGGTTACCGAAGTGAAGGGCTCGGCGTTTCTAAGCGCGATTGGTCTCAATCCGTCGATGGAAGCGCTGTCGATCCAGGGTCTGGTGGTCCTGTTTGCACTGGCGACCTATTCGGTGGTCCAGCGCAACAACCGCCTGATGCGCCAGGACAGGGCCGCCATGCGCGCGGCCGAGTGA
- the nadC gene encoding carboxylating nicotinate-nucleotide diphosphorylase, with protein MTLAPLLPIMYEPLVRTALLEDLGRAGDITADAIVPADRQASLVLRARQPGVVAGLDIARCAFQLMDPAIRLTAERPDGSAVVPGDVIAAIEGPARGLLTGERTALNFLCHLSGVATATASLVSAAQGTKARIVCTRKTTPGLRTLEKYAVRAGGGSNHRFGLDDAILIKDNHIALAGDVRTAIERARAHAGHLVKIEVEVDTLSQLEQALAIGVDAVLLDNMTLEQLRQAVTMTGGRAITEASGRITAETAKAIAATGVDLISAGWLTHSSAALDIGLDYLGLNRQAA; from the coding sequence GTGACACTAGCCCCACTTCTGCCCATCATGTACGAGCCGCTGGTTCGAACCGCCCTGCTCGAAGACCTAGGCCGCGCGGGCGACATCACGGCGGATGCGATCGTCCCAGCCGACCGGCAGGCCTCGCTGGTGTTGCGCGCGCGCCAGCCCGGCGTCGTGGCCGGGCTCGACATCGCGCGCTGTGCGTTTCAGCTCATGGATCCTGCCATCCGGCTCACTGCCGAGCGGCCTGACGGAAGCGCCGTTGTGCCGGGAGATGTGATCGCCGCGATCGAGGGGCCGGCGCGCGGGCTGTTGACCGGTGAACGGACGGCGCTGAATTTTCTCTGCCATCTCAGCGGCGTCGCCACCGCGACGGCCTCGCTGGTGTCAGCCGCGCAAGGCACCAAGGCGCGCATCGTCTGCACCCGCAAGACCACGCCCGGGTTGCGCACGCTGGAAAAATACGCGGTCCGCGCCGGTGGCGGCAGCAATCACCGCTTCGGCCTCGACGACGCCATCCTGATCAAGGACAATCACATTGCGCTGGCCGGCGATGTCAGAACCGCGATCGAGCGCGCAAGGGCGCATGCCGGCCACCTCGTCAAGATCGAGGTCGAGGTCGACACCCTCTCGCAGCTCGAACAGGCCCTTGCGATCGGCGTGGATGCCGTGCTGCTCGACAACATGACGCTCGAGCAACTGCGGCAGGCAGTCACCATGACCGGCGGCCGGGCAATCACGGAAGCTTCCGGCCGCATCACCGCCGAGACCGCCAAGGCGATCGCCGCCACCGGCGTCGACCTGATTTCGGCCGGCTGGCTGACGCACAGCTCCGCCGCGCTCGATATCGGTCTGGACTATCTGGGGCTCAATCGGCAGGCAGCGTAG
- a CDS encoding L-aspartate oxidase — MSTQISALNNRPVIIGGGAAGLMTALQMAPEPVLLLSKAPLGAEASSLWAQGGLAAAMGGDDDPALHLADTLAAGAGLCDEPVAHRIVHAAPAAVEHLARLGVAFDRRPDGGWRLGLEAAHSRNRIVHATGDGTGREIMRALIAAVRRCPSVTLLEGVEARSLIVEDNAVKGVLAMNAQGPLVIDTGRVVLATGGIGGLFLDSTNPAGCFGQGLALAARAGALLSDLEFIQFHPTAFDGPSRPMPLVTEAVRGDGAILIDDAGQRFMADQPGAELAPRDIVARAVWRRRAEGHRVFLDARKHPGAEFAKRYPVISAFCKMAGIDPATDPIPVRPAVHYHMGGISVDIEGRSTVNGLWACGEVSRTGLHGANRLASNSLMEAIVCAQWVAESVQSASRAPLTARAANTLPPTSDPSAVRPILSQGLGVLRDRHGIERAIRGLYPIASGSTAASNPALVGLMIAVAAWRREESRGGHYRSDFADAMPSAVPSSISLAETLDTASDIVETGSLSVGSAQP; from the coding sequence ATGAGCACGCAGATTTCAGCGCTCAACAACCGTCCCGTCATCATCGGCGGCGGCGCCGCCGGGTTGATGACGGCGCTGCAGATGGCGCCGGAGCCGGTGTTGCTGCTGTCGAAGGCGCCGCTCGGTGCGGAGGCGTCGAGCCTGTGGGCACAAGGCGGCCTTGCCGCGGCGATGGGCGGGGATGATGACCCTGCCCTGCATCTGGCCGATACGCTGGCCGCCGGTGCCGGCCTGTGCGACGAGCCCGTCGCGCACCGGATCGTTCATGCGGCGCCTGCGGCCGTCGAACATCTCGCAAGACTTGGTGTCGCCTTCGACCGTCGACCCGATGGCGGCTGGCGGCTTGGCCTCGAAGCCGCGCATAGCCGCAACCGGATTGTGCACGCCACCGGCGACGGCACCGGGCGCGAGATCATGCGCGCGCTGATCGCAGCGGTGCGCCGCTGCCCATCGGTCACGTTGCTCGAGGGCGTCGAGGCGCGGAGCCTGATTGTCGAGGATAACGCCGTCAAGGGCGTGCTCGCGATGAACGCGCAGGGTCCGCTCGTAATCGACACCGGCCGCGTGGTGCTCGCGACGGGCGGCATTGGCGGGCTGTTTTTGGACAGCACCAACCCGGCCGGCTGCTTCGGCCAGGGGCTGGCGCTGGCGGCACGCGCGGGCGCGCTGCTCTCCGATCTCGAATTCATCCAGTTTCACCCGACCGCCTTCGACGGGCCGTCACGCCCGATGCCGCTGGTCACCGAGGCCGTGCGCGGCGACGGCGCGATTCTGATCGACGACGCCGGGCAGCGCTTCATGGCGGACCAGCCAGGGGCCGAACTCGCGCCCCGCGATATCGTCGCGCGCGCGGTCTGGCGCCGCCGCGCCGAAGGCCATCGCGTCTTCCTCGATGCGCGGAAACATCCGGGAGCGGAATTTGCAAAACGCTATCCCGTCATTTCCGCCTTCTGCAAGATGGCCGGGATCGATCCCGCGACCGATCCGATTCCGGTGCGGCCGGCGGTGCACTACCACATGGGCGGGATATCGGTGGATATCGAGGGACGCAGTACCGTGAACGGCCTGTGGGCCTGCGGCGAGGTCAGCCGTACCGGGCTGCACGGCGCCAACCGCCTCGCCAGCAATTCGCTGATGGAAGCGATCGTCTGTGCGCAATGGGTAGCCGAGAGCGTCCAGAGTGCGAGCCGAGCTCCGTTGACGGCGCGTGCGGCCAACACGCTTCCGCCCACGTCCGATCCTTCGGCCGTGCGGCCGATCCTGTCCCAGGGCCTCGGCGTGCTCCGCGACCGGCACGGTATCGAACGCGCGATCCGCGGCCTCTATCCGATCGCCAGCGGTAGCACCGCGGCCTCCAATCCCGCGCTGGTTGGATTGATGATCGCGGTCGCCGCCTGGCGGCGGGAGGAAAGCCGCGGCGGGCATTACCGCAGCGACTTCGCCGACGCCATGCCCTCGGCCGTGCCGTCTTCCATCTCGCTTGCGGAAACGCTCGACACCGCCAGCGACATTGTTGAAACCGGATCTCTGTCTGTTGGGAGTGCCCAGCCGTGA
- the nadA gene encoding quinolinate synthase NadA gives MANLSSTARARSAELYDRVRRVIPPPEWATFAEDVDAILELKRRRNAVVLAHNYQTPEIFHGVADIVGDSLLLAREATKVDADIIVLAGVHFMAETAKLLNPEKTVLIPDLAAGCSLADSITAPDVRLMRQRYPGVPVVTYVNTSVAVKAESDICCTSGNALKVVESLGAERVIMLPDEYLAQNIAAQTNVKIIAWKGHCEVHELFTASDVRQLRENHPDVTILAHPECPPEVVAEADFSGSTAAMSDFVGQKRPPRVVLLTECSMSDNVAVLHPDVEFIRPCNLCPHMKRITLKNIRRALETGRHEVAIDPAIAAPARRAVERMLAI, from the coding sequence ATGGCGAACCTCAGCTCCACCGCACGCGCGCGTTCCGCAGAGCTTTACGACCGGGTCAGGCGGGTCATCCCACCGCCGGAATGGGCCACGTTCGCCGAGGACGTCGACGCCATCCTCGAACTAAAACGAAGGCGCAACGCCGTCGTCCTCGCGCATAACTATCAGACACCTGAAATCTTCCACGGCGTTGCCGACATCGTGGGCGACAGCCTGCTGCTGGCGCGCGAAGCCACCAAGGTCGATGCCGATATCATCGTGCTGGCCGGCGTGCACTTCATGGCCGAGACGGCCAAGCTGCTGAACCCGGAAAAGACGGTGCTGATCCCTGACCTCGCGGCAGGCTGCTCGCTCGCGGATTCCATCACCGCGCCGGACGTGCGGCTGATGCGCCAGCGCTATCCTGGTGTTCCCGTCGTCACCTACGTCAACACGTCGGTAGCGGTCAAGGCGGAATCCGACATCTGCTGCACTTCCGGCAACGCGCTCAAGGTCGTGGAATCGCTCGGCGCCGAACGCGTGATCATGCTGCCGGATGAATATCTCGCGCAGAACATTGCCGCGCAGACAAACGTGAAGATCATCGCATGGAAGGGCCATTGCGAGGTGCATGAGCTGTTTACGGCCTCCGACGTCCGGCAACTGCGCGAAAATCATCCTGACGTGACCATCCTGGCGCATCCGGAGTGTCCGCCCGAAGTGGTCGCGGAAGCCGATTTCTCCGGCTCCACGGCGGCGATGTCGGACTTCGTTGGTCAAAAACGCCCGCCCCGGGTCGTGCTGCTGACGGAATGCTCGATGAGCGACAACGTCGCCGTGCTCCATCCCGACGTGGAGTTCATCCGGCCCTGCAATCTGTGCCCGCACATGAAGCGGATCACGCTGAAGAACATCCGCCGTGCGCTGGAAACCGGCCGGCACGAGGTGGCGATCGATCCGGCGATCGCGGCACCCGCCCGGCGCGCCGTCGAAAGGATGCTGGCGATATGA
- a CDS encoding NUDIX hydrolase, which yields MAGAPRKESRTGAANAITADLVAVLVAVTDGEPKIMTIANDGALPSGPFEFSHRSLQTGLRAWVEAQTGHPLGYVEQLYTFADRGRAGHAKSPHSISISYLGLTREDKVGAGFEAHWSGWYEYFPWEDQRSGLPASLSKTLASRLRAWSKSADTTGLQRERWQRATITFGLDDREWNEELVLQRYELLYEAGLIPEAVRDGAPATSVIPGKPMTGDHRRILATGIARLRAKIKYRPVVFELMPAEFTLLQLQRSVEALAGRLVHKQNFRRLIEQQQLVEETGAIAADTVGRPAKLFRFRHGVLAERAIAGTKLPLSRT from the coding sequence GTGGCAGGGGCACCGCGAAAAGAAAGCAGAACGGGCGCTGCCAATGCGATCACGGCGGACCTGGTCGCCGTCCTCGTCGCCGTCACCGACGGCGAACCCAAGATCATGACCATCGCCAACGACGGCGCGCTGCCGAGCGGCCCGTTCGAATTTTCGCACCGTTCGCTGCAGACGGGATTGCGGGCATGGGTCGAGGCGCAGACCGGCCATCCCCTCGGCTATGTCGAGCAGCTCTACACTTTCGCCGATCGCGGGCGGGCCGGACATGCCAAGTCGCCGCATTCGATCTCGATCAGCTATCTGGGCCTGACCCGCGAAGACAAGGTCGGCGCGGGTTTTGAGGCACATTGGTCCGGCTGGTACGAATATTTCCCCTGGGAGGATCAACGGTCTGGTCTCCCTGCTTCGCTTTCGAAGACATTGGCGTCGCGGCTGCGGGCGTGGTCGAAATCTGCAGATACCACCGGCCTGCAGCGCGAACGCTGGCAGCGCGCCACCATCACGTTTGGCCTCGACGATCGCGAATGGAACGAGGAGCTGGTGCTGCAGCGCTACGAGCTGCTCTATGAGGCCGGCCTGATCCCGGAAGCCGTGCGTGACGGGGCACCGGCGACGAGCGTCATTCCGGGCAAACCAATGACCGGAGATCACCGCCGCATTCTCGCCACTGGGATCGCGCGGCTGCGCGCCAAGATCAAATACCGCCCCGTGGTGTTCGAACTGATGCCGGCGGAATTCACCCTGCTGCAACTGCAACGCAGCGTTGAAGCGCTTGCAGGCCGGCTGGTGCACAAGCAGAATTTTCGCCGCCTGATCGAGCAGCAGCAACTCGTTGAGGAAACTGGCGCAATCGCCGCCGACACCGTCGGCCGTCCCGCCAAATTGTTCAGGTTCCGCCACGGCGTGCTGGCCGAACGGGCGATTGCCGGAACCAAGCTTCCGCTTTCGCGCACTTGA
- a CDS encoding O-acetylhomoserine aminocarboxypropyltransferase, whose amino-acid sequence MTDRLPGFSTLAVHAGAQPDPTTGARVTPIYQTTSFVFNDADHAASLFGLQAFGNIYTRIGNPTTAVLEERIAALEGGTAALAVASGHAAQVVVLQQLLMPGDEFIAARKLYGGSINQFTHAFKSFGWNVAWADPDDIGSFERAVTPRTKAIFIESIANPAGSITDIEAIAEVARKAGVPLIVDNTLATPYLIRPIDHGADIVVHSLTKFLGGHGNSLGGIIVDAGTFDWSKDNKYPMLNEPRPEYHGIRIQETFGNFAFAIACRVLGLRDLGPALSPFNAFMILTGIETLPLRMQKHCENAKAVAEFLAGHSAVASVNYAGLASDKYNKLARKYAPKGAGAVFTFSLRGGYDAGVNLVSNLKLFSHLANVGDTRSLVIHPASTTHSQLDDEAKVRSGAGPDVVRLSIGIEDKEDLIADLEQALSA is encoded by the coding sequence ATGACCGACCGTCTCCCGGGATTTTCGACACTTGCCGTGCATGCGGGCGCGCAGCCCGACCCCACCACCGGCGCACGGGTGACGCCAATCTATCAAACCACGTCCTTCGTGTTCAACGATGCCGACCATGCTGCGTCGCTGTTCGGGCTGCAGGCGTTCGGCAACATCTATACCCGCATCGGCAATCCGACCACCGCCGTGCTGGAAGAGCGCATAGCGGCGCTGGAAGGCGGCACCGCGGCGCTGGCGGTTGCCTCGGGGCACGCGGCGCAGGTCGTCGTGCTGCAACAATTGCTGATGCCGGGCGACGAGTTCATCGCCGCGCGAAAACTCTACGGCGGCTCGATCAACCAGTTCACGCATGCATTCAAGAGTTTTGGCTGGAACGTGGCGTGGGCCGACCCCGACGATATCGGCAGTTTCGAGCGCGCGGTGACGCCGCGCACCAAGGCGATTTTCATCGAATCGATCGCCAATCCCGCCGGCAGCATCACCGACATCGAGGCGATCGCGGAAGTGGCCCGCAAGGCCGGCGTGCCGCTGATCGTCGACAACACGCTGGCGACGCCATATTTGATCCGCCCGATCGATCACGGCGCCGACATCGTCGTGCACTCGCTGACGAAATTTCTCGGTGGCCACGGCAATTCGCTCGGCGGCATCATCGTGGACGCCGGCACCTTCGACTGGTCGAAGGACAACAAATATCCGATGCTCAACGAGCCGCGGCCGGAGTATCACGGCATCCGGATCCAGGAGACCTTTGGCAATTTCGCCTTCGCGATCGCCTGCCGGGTGCTTGGCCTGCGCGACCTCGGCCCGGCGCTGTCGCCGTTCAACGCCTTCATGATCCTGACCGGCATCGAGACGCTGCCGCTGCGCATGCAGAAGCATTGCGAAAACGCCAAGGCGGTCGCGGAATTTCTTGCGGGCCACTCCGCTGTGGCATCGGTGAACTATGCCGGCCTTGCCAGCGACAAGTACAACAAGCTCGCGCGCAAATACGCGCCGAAGGGCGCCGGCGCGGTATTCACCTTCAGCCTGCGGGGCGGCTACGACGCCGGTGTCAACCTGGTGTCGAACCTGAAACTGTTCTCGCATCTGGCCAATGTCGGCGACACCCGTTCGCTGGTGATTCACCCGGCATCGACCACCCACAGCCAGCTCGACGACGAAGCGAAGGTGAGATCTGGCGCGGGGCCCGATGTGGTGCGCCTATCGATCGGTATCGAGGACAAGGAAGATCTGATCGCGGATCTGGAGCAGGCGCTCAGCGCGTAA
- a CDS encoding CoA-binding protein translates to MNHDNYDDNYIRSILNGVKSIAMVGASAVNVRPSYFAFKYLAQRGYDMIPVNPGHVGKSLLDKPFVASLSDIGRPVDMIDIFRNSSHIMPVVEEALTLSPPPKVIWMQLGARDDVAAEKAEAAGLKVVMNRCPKIEYGRLSSEISWMGVNSRTLSSKRAPIPTQGMRLSLNRMSVGGGATAASDRAAKNKSEPT, encoded by the coding sequence ATGAACCACGACAATTACGACGACAATTACATCCGCAGCATCCTCAACGGCGTGAAGTCGATCGCGATGGTCGGCGCCTCGGCGGTCAATGTGCGGCCGAGCTATTTTGCGTTCAAATATCTGGCGCAGCGCGGCTACGACATGATCCCGGTCAATCCGGGTCACGTCGGCAAGAGCTTGCTCGACAAACCCTTCGTCGCCTCGCTGTCGGATATCGGCCGCCCCGTCGACATGATCGACATCTTCCGCAATTCCAGCCACATCATGCCAGTTGTCGAAGAGGCCCTGACCTTGTCGCCGCCGCCGAAAGTGATCTGGATGCAGCTCGGCGCGCGCGACGACGTGGCTGCCGAGAAGGCCGAAGCCGCCGGTCTCAAGGTGGTGATGAACCGCTGTCCGAAGATCGAGTATGGACGGCTGTCATCGGAAATTTCGTGGATGGGAGTCAATTCGCGCACGCTGAGCTCGAAGCGCGCGCCGATCCCGACCCAGGGCATGCGGCTGTCGCTCAACCGGATGAGCGTCGGCGGCGGCGCAACGGCCGCATCGGATCGCGCTGCAAAGAACAAAAGCGAGCCAACGTGA
- a CDS encoding enoyl-CoA hydratase: protein MPAQTARAPTPQPPILLQENIGSIRLLTLNRPAARNSLSESLIAELHGALKQIHDDNSVRAVVIAANGPAFSAGHDMKELTARRSDADRGRAYFGQIMNACSAMMQAVVHLPKPVVAAVQGIATAAGCQLVASCDLAVASEAAGFATPGVDIGLFCSTPMVALSRNIPRKQAMEMLLTGEPISAATAKNIGLVNRVVAAGTERDAAIALAQKVALKSAYTVKLGKEAFYRQAEMTLADAYRYTAEVMTENMMARDAEEGIGAFIEKREPKWQDK, encoded by the coding sequence ATGCCCGCCCAGACTGCTCGCGCACCCACGCCACAACCTCCGATCCTGCTGCAGGAAAACATCGGCAGCATCCGCCTGCTCACGCTCAACCGGCCGGCGGCGCGCAACAGCCTGTCGGAGAGCCTGATCGCCGAGCTGCATGGCGCGCTGAAGCAAATCCACGACGACAACAGCGTCCGCGCCGTCGTCATCGCGGCCAATGGCCCGGCCTTCTCCGCGGGGCACGACATGAAGGAACTGACCGCGCGCCGGAGCGATGCCGATCGCGGCCGCGCCTATTTCGGGCAGATCATGAACGCCTGCAGCGCAATGATGCAGGCGGTCGTGCATCTGCCGAAACCCGTGGTCGCCGCCGTGCAGGGCATCGCAACGGCCGCCGGCTGCCAGCTCGTGGCGAGTTGTGATCTCGCGGTCGCCTCCGAGGCCGCGGGCTTCGCCACCCCCGGCGTCGATATCGGCCTGTTCTGTTCGACGCCCATGGTGGCGCTGTCGCGCAACATTCCCCGCAAGCAGGCGATGGAGATGCTGCTTACGGGCGAGCCGATTTCGGCGGCCACGGCGAAGAATATCGGCCTCGTCAACCGCGTCGTGGCCGCAGGCACCGAGCGCGATGCGGCGATCGCGCTGGCGCAGAAGGTCGCGCTCAAATCGGCTTATACCGTCAAGCTAGGCAAGGAGGCATTCTATCGCCAGGCCGAAATGACCCTTGCCGACGCCTATCGCTACACGGCGGAAGTGATGACCGAGAACATGATGGCGCGCGACGCCGAGGAAGGCATCGGCGCCTTCATCGAGAAGCGCGAGCCGAAGTGGCAGGATAAGTGA
- a CDS encoding PaaI family thioesterase → MAAAKMSVAELEKFLREEFPQAFSDGDITIESADGETCLLRRRYDERMLRPGGTVSGPTLMAMADFAMYVVLLSAIGPVGLAVTTNLNINFLRKGLPGQDVLAAARLLKLGKRLAVGEVNLLSGSSPDPIAHVTATYSIPNT, encoded by the coding sequence ATGGCGGCAGCGAAAATGAGCGTGGCTGAGCTGGAGAAGTTCCTCCGCGAGGAATTTCCCCAAGCCTTCAGCGATGGCGACATCACCATCGAGAGCGCCGACGGCGAGACATGCCTGCTGCGGCGGCGCTATGACGAGCGCATGCTGCGTCCGGGCGGCACGGTGTCGGGGCCGACGCTGATGGCGATGGCCGATTTCGCGATGTATGTGGTGCTGCTCTCGGCGATCGGCCCGGTGGGACTGGCGGTGACGACCAATCTCAACATCAATTTCCTGCGCAAGGGCCTGCCGGGCCAGGACGTGCTGGCCGCGGCGCGTCTCCTGAAGCTCGGCAAGCGGCTGGCGGTCGGCGAGGTCAATCTGCTGTCGGGCTCGTCGCCCGATCCGATCGCTCATGTGACGGCGACCTACTCCATTCCAAATACATAG
- the rplM gene encoding 50S ribosomal protein L13 has translation MKTYSAKPAEVTKKWVLIDAKGLVVGRLATLVAMRLRGKHLPTYTPHVDCGDNVVIINAAHVVLTGRKRDNKVYYKHTGFIGGIKERTAKSILEGRFPERVVEKAIERMIPRGPLGRVQMGNLRVYPGPDHPHEAQQPEKVDIASMNRKNMRAA, from the coding sequence ATGAAAACCTATTCGGCAAAGCCCGCCGAGGTGACGAAGAAGTGGGTGCTGATCGACGCCAAGGGTCTGGTCGTCGGCCGGCTCGCCACCCTGGTCGCCATGCGCCTGCGCGGCAAACACCTTCCGACCTACACGCCCCATGTCGATTGCGGCGATAACGTCGTCATCATCAACGCGGCGCATGTCGTGCTGACCGGTCGCAAGCGCGACAACAAGGTCTACTACAAGCACACCGGCTTCATCGGCGGCATCAAGGAACGCACCGCGAAGTCGATCCTCGAGGGTCGTTTCCCGGAGCGTGTGGTCGAGAAGGCCATCGAGCGCATGATCCCGCGCGGTCCGCTCGGCCGTGTGCAGATGGGCAATCTGCGCGTCTACCCCGGTCCCGACCATCCGCATGAAGCCCAGCAGCCCGAGAAGGTTGATATCGCTTCGATGAATCGCAAGAACATGAGGGCCGCATAA
- the rpsI gene encoding 30S ribosomal protein S9 encodes MSDTMQSLDQLASLKTAAPEAPKYVKKVDKYGRAYATGKRKDAVARVWIKPGAGKIVVNTREVEVYFARPVLRMLIQQPLVAAARAGQYDVICTVAGGGLSGQAGAVRHGISKALTNFEPDLRGVLKKGGFLTRDSRTVERKKYGRAKARKSFQFSKR; translated from the coding sequence ATGTCGGATACCATGCAGTCGCTCGACCAGTTGGCGTCGCTGAAGACGGCCGCTCCGGAAGCGCCGAAATACGTCAAGAAGGTCGACAAATACGGCCGCGCCTATGCCACCGGCAAGCGCAAGGACGCGGTCGCCCGCGTCTGGATCAAGCCGGGCGCCGGCAAGATCGTGGTCAACACCCGCGAAGTCGAAGTCTATTTCGCCCGTCCGGTGCTGCGGATGCTGATCCAGCAGCCGCTGGTCGCGGCCGCACGCGCCGGCCAGTACGACGTCATCTGCACGGTCGCCGGCGGCGGTCTGTCGGGGCAGGCGGGTGCGGTGCGTCACGGCATCTCCAAGGCTTTGACGAACTTCGAGCCGGATCTGCGCGGCGTCCTCAAGAAGGGCGGCTTCCTGACCCGCGACTCCCGCACCGTGGAGCGCAAGAAGTACGGCCGGGCGAAGGCGCGCAAGTCGTTCCAGTTCTCGAAACGCTAA